In Lujinxingia vulgaris, a single window of DNA contains:
- a CDS encoding CHAT domain-containing protein, producing MSQPPKRKIYQTFANRLRNCDFPTALSLCGQTVYELHAAGEDYLDALQEVGRIFSLRVRPVPAAEVAWAVHQAAHALSQGTDESLSFIVPANALMSLVQQRYKKDKTICYTTAIMVTLIPRERTRLPKPILAHLYRQALELGGAITNPEERSHFENVRAHYADILSQLDRPEAMSESLSVFQQALKSLGAFQEQGIPDADESYAQCLYNYAMALKNRHFEDQTASLLQALEHFEHCRLLPARNRHLGARAMTTQMRQATVNVLIQLLDDPDEKIRLLEDGLAIAESELTDLDKRCTNTESKYNIPHIRESLWLAITNGKYLLLQTCIDAGEQLQDELREHCHNALLRFDEVYNVIGPDALAYRLQFQRALTREAQPLSEEQLLILLEHIERSMNQRQGYLTATEANHLLAAINNQNLVNLQPRTLVLLGSLMNHIHPITVGTSLSRMLFESEYSLLNTAAQKNWDAIEKYMTSSLESALNVVQYPIWSDSYRRVLAIRLARLATIHREWAAIDPVESLELFDLSHGQAYRTDLNFFGAGDVIEDEENLTDPTKWPEELWRLNLYRARIDFDTVCRLISVDDIARLHPERRDFMDQTRPALSMVGSYQKDGETIFGTIENPEARAGEIYEEISWLLRLGREKGWQPAVQEASVDGATLRTWLVEHPNTGVIAAGVGHVKLICADDKGAYSLNLLESLDENEIDRMESSVRLLRKADNAFRSGDVSDTSRSAFDGALKDHLGSLIPLSNQLVEFALARGLKNLVVLAQQGMDLVPWEYIPTNKADSPCLGQTFNMVRTQTLASVVRMSAQNKSYENRVTYIGVDEDSNDGLSLAAHLISDDSQYCGLKREEFDQIAMRARVLRLVTHGTHHSGILVPGFLLSGSPASVSIAPSSQDQIPEFTEQDRLPWFSVTEIKTLNMSGCRRVELWACESAQNVDVIGNLLNDNEPVGLSAAFLTAGASRVLGSWWKQPIASALLIARRFEKEVDDGDAFADAGALARAIAAYRDTVRPDGAFTTAVVKYVNDHLDQASSETELRRAAIRAGWSSAYEELTGESVPPKALEKFSLVYMGGFVDEPNRDNSLSGLRADPTAAVDDWMTVFRGPVSWAGWRIVARDRSTLED from the coding sequence ATGTCGCAACCACCTAAGCGCAAAATCTATCAAACTTTCGCGAACAGACTCCGCAACTGCGACTTCCCCACCGCACTAAGTCTTTGCGGCCAGACGGTCTATGAGCTTCATGCGGCAGGAGAAGACTATCTCGATGCGCTCCAAGAGGTTGGACGAATATTCTCCCTCCGCGTTCGACCCGTCCCCGCGGCCGAGGTAGCTTGGGCGGTACATCAGGCGGCCCATGCACTTAGCCAGGGCACCGACGAATCATTGTCATTTATTGTACCTGCAAACGCTTTAATGAGCCTTGTGCAACAACGCTACAAGAAAGACAAAACCATATGCTATACGACCGCGATCATGGTCACTTTGATTCCGCGTGAACGCACGAGGCTCCCCAAACCCATACTTGCTCATCTGTACCGGCAAGCACTTGAACTCGGTGGTGCTATAACCAATCCAGAAGAGCGTTCGCATTTCGAAAATGTCCGCGCCCATTATGCCGATATTCTATCCCAACTCGATCGCCCGGAAGCGATGAGCGAGAGCCTCTCCGTGTTTCAGCAGGCGCTCAAGTCTTTAGGCGCTTTCCAAGAACAGGGGATACCAGACGCAGACGAGTCTTACGCGCAGTGCCTATACAATTATGCGATGGCACTTAAAAACCGGCACTTTGAAGACCAGACCGCGTCCTTACTGCAGGCGCTGGAGCACTTCGAACATTGCCGGCTTCTGCCTGCACGCAATCGCCACTTAGGTGCAAGGGCGATGACGACGCAGATGCGGCAAGCCACCGTAAACGTGCTTATTCAACTTCTCGATGATCCCGATGAGAAGATTCGCCTTCTCGAGGACGGACTAGCCATCGCTGAAAGTGAACTCACGGACCTGGACAAGAGATGTACGAACACAGAATCAAAATACAACATTCCTCATATTCGCGAGTCCCTTTGGCTGGCAATCACCAATGGAAAATATTTACTTCTTCAGACCTGCATCGACGCGGGAGAGCAGCTGCAAGACGAACTACGAGAACACTGCCATAATGCGTTACTTCGATTTGACGAAGTATATAACGTCATCGGTCCCGACGCTCTTGCCTACCGTCTACAGTTCCAACGCGCCTTGACCCGAGAAGCACAACCCTTGTCGGAAGAGCAACTCCTTATCCTATTGGAACACATCGAAAGGTCTATGAACCAAAGGCAGGGGTATCTAACGGCCACAGAGGCCAACCACCTCCTGGCCGCCATCAACAACCAAAACTTAGTGAATCTACAGCCTCGAACTCTAGTGCTACTTGGTTCTTTAATGAACCATATTCATCCGATCACGGTCGGCACGTCATTGAGTCGCATGTTGTTTGAAAGCGAATATTCGTTACTCAACACAGCGGCTCAAAAGAACTGGGACGCGATTGAGAAATACATGACGTCCAGTTTAGAAAGTGCTTTGAATGTGGTTCAGTACCCCATCTGGTCAGATAGCTATCGCCGTGTCCTCGCCATCCGACTCGCACGCCTCGCTACCATTCACCGTGAATGGGCGGCAATCGATCCGGTTGAGTCGCTGGAACTTTTTGATCTCAGCCATGGACAAGCCTATCGCACCGATCTGAACTTCTTCGGCGCTGGAGATGTCATTGAAGACGAGGAGAATTTAACAGATCCGACAAAGTGGCCCGAGGAACTGTGGCGACTGAACCTTTATCGAGCTCGTATTGATTTTGACACGGTATGCCGCCTGATCTCGGTGGATGACATCGCGCGACTCCATCCAGAAAGACGTGACTTCATGGACCAGACGCGTCCCGCATTGAGCATGGTTGGAAGCTATCAAAAAGACGGTGAAACGATTTTTGGCACCATCGAAAACCCGGAAGCACGCGCCGGGGAGATTTACGAGGAGATTAGTTGGCTCCTTCGCCTCGGACGAGAGAAGGGATGGCAACCGGCTGTTCAAGAGGCCTCAGTCGACGGCGCGACTCTGCGCACCTGGCTTGTAGAGCACCCGAACACAGGCGTGATCGCGGCTGGCGTTGGGCATGTAAAACTGATCTGCGCAGATGATAAAGGCGCATACAGCTTAAACTTGCTTGAAAGTCTTGATGAGAACGAGATCGACAGGATGGAGTCCTCGGTGAGACTGCTTCGCAAAGCTGACAACGCGTTTCGAAGTGGTGATGTCAGCGACACAAGCCGATCAGCATTTGATGGCGCGTTGAAAGACCACCTGGGTTCATTGATTCCGCTGAGCAATCAGCTCGTTGAGTTCGCCCTCGCGAGGGGACTAAAAAACCTCGTGGTGCTAGCACAACAGGGCATGGACCTGGTCCCGTGGGAATACATTCCTACCAACAAGGCAGATTCACCTTGTCTGGGGCAGACGTTCAACATGGTGCGGACTCAAACACTGGCTTCCGTAGTGCGTATGAGCGCGCAAAACAAGAGCTACGAAAATCGAGTTACCTATATCGGGGTGGATGAGGACTCGAATGACGGTCTGTCATTAGCCGCCCACCTCATCAGCGATGACTCCCAATATTGCGGGCTGAAACGTGAAGAGTTCGACCAGATCGCAATGCGTGCTCGCGTTTTAAGACTGGTGACGCACGGCACCCATCATAGTGGCATATTGGTCCCGGGTTTTTTACTCAGCGGATCGCCTGCCTCGGTAAGCATTGCCCCTTCCTCCCAAGATCAAATCCCTGAATTCACGGAACAAGATCGCTTGCCCTGGTTCTCCGTCACCGAAATCAAAACACTCAACATGAGCGGATGTCGGCGCGTCGAGCTGTGGGCCTGTGAGTCTGCCCAGAACGTGGACGTTATTGGGAATCTCCTTAACGATAACGAGCCTGTCGGACTTAGTGCTGCGTTTCTCACAGCCGGCGCGAGTCGAGTGCTTGGCTCCTGGTGGAAGCAGCCCATCGCCTCAGCACTGTTGATTGCGCGACGCTTTGAGAAAGAAGTCGACGACGGCGATGCATTTGCAGATGCCGGCGCTTTGGCGCGGGCAATCGCGGCCTATCGCGATACGGTTCGACCTGATGGGGCGTTTACGACGGCGGTTGTGAAGTACGTGAACGACCACCTCGACCAGGCTTCCTCTGAGACGGAACTGCGCCGCGCTGCGATCCGCGCCGGGTGGAGCTCGGCATACGAAGAGCTCACTGGAGAGAGCGTACCGCCGAAAGCGCTCGAAAAGTTTTCGCTGGTCTATATGGGTGGGTTTGTTGACGAGCCTAATAGGGATAACTCGCTTTCTGGACTACGAGCGGATCCGACGGCTGCTGTCGATGATTGGATGACAGTGTTTCGCGGCCCCGTCTCATGGGCGGGTTGGCGTATCGTCGCCCGTGATCGAAGCACCTTGGAGGATTAA
- a CDS encoding ankyrin repeat domain-containing protein: MNAPTALKEAIDANDATRVAAEVNALGGDIDAYEISSIPVVLRAAAQSCDEALRALLDAGSNPAQFPDALHRVIFQGCMMSGWEEAKDMTCLKLLIDAGCDPNGLDERGDSALASCLMVAVHPERAGAAARLLIAEGADPLRPENEGLLHRAVKTPASGVVEALLEGGVDMNAEDGGVVPALSCAIELAQAFNRSRENPEDNSAEVAAEFCEENFRLLIKHGADMSIRTSEGNHPLQIVFTIQGCPESIKMMLLDAGAPGHDTIGAAGEDVDFLAISMAEGHSGEMACRLYDAGCPLDVPYELFGGGSYVRLAAQYAPQQVLALCQHSDAARKSFLEYRSEKGFSPLANAIAGKHVELITYFLNAGLSADEKNAEGVSIREYLAESEEADARMAALAAGEAALTA; this comes from the coding sequence ATGAACGCTCCGACAGCCCTAAAAGAAGCCATTGATGCTAATGACGCGACCCGGGTCGCCGCGGAGGTCAACGCCCTCGGCGGAGATATCGATGCGTACGAGATCTCGTCGATTCCGGTGGTGCTGAGGGCCGCTGCCCAGAGCTGTGATGAGGCGCTGCGCGCGCTGCTGGACGCGGGCTCAAACCCGGCGCAGTTTCCCGATGCGCTGCACCGGGTGATCTTTCAGGGCTGCATGATGAGTGGGTGGGAGGAGGCGAAGGATATGACCTGCCTGAAGCTTCTCATCGACGCCGGGTGTGACCCCAACGGGCTCGATGAGCGTGGGGATAGCGCGCTGGCAAGCTGTCTGATGGTCGCCGTGCACCCGGAGCGCGCCGGGGCTGCGGCGCGGCTCTTGATCGCGGAGGGGGCCGACCCGCTGCGGCCCGAGAACGAAGGGCTTTTGCACCGCGCGGTGAAGACGCCGGCCTCCGGGGTGGTGGAGGCACTCCTGGAGGGGGGCGTTGATATGAACGCGGAGGATGGGGGCGTGGTTCCGGCGCTCTCGTGCGCCATTGAGCTCGCTCAGGCCTTCAACCGCAGCCGGGAGAATCCGGAGGATAACAGCGCGGAGGTCGCCGCGGAGTTTTGCGAGGAAAACTTCCGGCTGCTTATTAAACACGGTGCCGATATGAGCATTCGCACCAGCGAGGGGAACCACCCGCTGCAGATCGTGTTCACGATTCAGGGCTGCCCGGAGTCGATCAAGATGATGCTGCTGGATGCCGGCGCGCCGGGCCACGATACGATCGGGGCGGCGGGCGAAGATGTCGATTTTCTCGCGATCAGTATGGCGGAGGGGCATTCGGGGGAGATGGCCTGCCGCCTGTATGACGCGGGCTGTCCGCTCGATGTTCCTTACGAGCTCTTCGGCGGGGGAAGCTACGTGCGGCTGGCGGCGCAGTACGCTCCGCAGCAGGTGTTGGCGCTCTGCCAGCATAGTGATGCGGCGCGCAAGAGCTTTCTGGAGTATCGGAGCGAGAAAGGGTTTAGCCCGCTGGCCAACGCCATCGCTGGCAAACACGTGGAGCTGATCACGTACTTTCTCAACGCGGGGCTCTCGGCGGATGAGAAGAACGCCGAGGGTGTCTCCATTCGGGAGTATCTGGCCGAGAGTGAGGAGGCGGATGCAAGGATGGCAGCGCTGGCGGCTGGCGAGGCGGCGTTGACCGCGTAA